The genomic stretch AATATCGCCTTTGTTGGAAGTTTCAAAAATTTCTTCTCCCTGATAGGTACCGGACTGTCTAGCGTCACAACCTACATAAGTAGCGTTAATCTTGTCATCGCTCCATCTCTGCTCTTCCTGAGTATCTGGCTCACGGTTAATGTAAACAACCGGGATTCCTGCTGCCTTACACATATCTGTGATTTCCGGAGCAGAAGAAGCCTGCACAAGGTTTAAAATCAATACATCATATTTCTGGGTAATGAAGTTCTGGATCTGGTTGGTCTGTTCAGCCTGATCACCCTTACCATCCTGGATTACAACATTTTCTTTCTTAAAGCCTAAGTCCTCTGTCAGATAGCGCTGAAGCTCTGTACGGTAAAGAGTCATAAAGTTATCATCAAATTTGTAAATTGAGATACCGACTTTCTTGTCCGCTACATCTCCGCCAACAGCTTCTTTAACTGCTTCTGCGGTGGTTTCTGCGCTTGTGTCCTCTTTCTTGGTCTCCGCTGCTGTAGTCGCCTCTGGTGCAGCCGTTGTTCCCTTGGAACCTGCTCCGCAGCCTGCCATGGAAAATACCATTGCTGACGCAAGGCCTACTGCTAATGCTTTTTTGAGTAATCTCATGATAAATCCTCCCTTATCATTATATTGTTATCGATTGGTGTTTTTACCTTACCGACATGCACATTATAGCTTTCTTTTGTGCAGTTTACCATATAATATTTTTTGGATATGTATCGATTTTTTTAGATTCTTCCTTTTTCTATCAAAAAAATTCGATATTTTTACTCACTATGCACAACTGACCGCCCATTACTGGGCGGTCAGTGCCTTCTGCCTGCATTCATAATACTTATCCCGGTCCAATTTTACAATTTCCTGTACATTTTGACCAAGAGATTCCGCAGCAGCGATTTTGAAAATAACTTTTGCATATTCCTGGCTGTCACATTGAACTGTTCCAAACAGTTTTCCCGTGCGCAGCCCTTCAAGCCCCTGAGGCGTGCCGTCTATCCCTACAATTTTAACCGGCCTCATGTCCCCTTTCCGATCCAGAGCGTCGGCAGCTCCCAAAGCCATGTCATCATTGTTGCATATCACCACTTCCACCTCATCCGGATACTCCAAAAGCCACTGCTCCATCCAGGCAGATGCCTGGCTTCTGTCCCAATTGGCAATTCCTCCGGTGATCTTTTCTAACGGAACTCCGCCATCCTTTAAGGTCTGAATGGACCATTCCGTACGGATTAAGGAGTCCTGATGGCTGTTTTCTCCTTCCAAAAGAACATAACTGACTTTACCATCCCCATTTAAGTCAAGGGAAGAAGGATCTTTCTTATAAGCAT from Lacrimispora sphenoides JCM 1415 encodes the following:
- a CDS encoding galactose ABC transporter substrate-binding protein; amino-acid sequence: MRLLKKALAVGLASAMVFSMAGCGAGSKGTTAAPEATTAAETKKEDTSAETTAEAVKEAVGGDVADKKVGISIYKFDDNFMTLYRTELQRYLTEDLGFKKENVVIQDGKGDQAEQTNQIQNFITQKYDVLILNLVQASSAPEITDMCKAAGIPVVYINREPDTQEEQRWSDDKINATYVGCDARQSGTYQGEEIFETSNKGDINGDGVVSYIMIQGDPENVDAQYRTEFSVKALTDSGMQVKELLKMRGDWDQAKAQQIAQDALTQYGDQIEVILCNNDAMALGALQAIEAAGRTVNKDIYLVGVDALTEAVQNVIDGKQTGTVFNDHFSQARTAGDMAVKFIKGESVDNVNMVDYIKVTKDNAQEILNKLK
- a CDS encoding galactose ABC transporter substrate-binding protein → MKKRYGILAVVVILLLTLWGVFYQSGKEGGKEEKKSIRIGVTLYRGDDSFINTLRGNIEEQAKEYEKETGIKVVMDIVDAKGNQNTQNSQVDRFISLGYDAICVNIVDRSVASNIISKAMDASLPVVFFNREPVEEDMRRWEKLYYVGENAKESATLQGNILVDAYKKDPSSLDLNGDGKVSYVLLEGENSHQDSLIRTEWSIQTLKDGGVPLEKITGGIANWDRSQASAWMEQWLLEYPDEVEVVICNNDDMALGAADALDRKGDMRPVKIVGIDGTPQGLEGLRTGKLFGTVQCDSQEYAKVIFKIAAAESLGQNVQEIVKLDRDKYYECRQKALTAQ